TATTGAAGTGTGAAGCTGGTGTCACGTGTCGATGGTTGCTCACAGGAACAAAATCAAACCTCAGCGTACATTTAACTCTCAGTCTGTGATGCTCAGTAAACTCTGTGTTGTTAAGTGATGTTTGTTTACCTttcaggtggagggagagatgagggaCAGATGTAAAGACCTCAGTATGCTTCAAACAAACTTGTGTCATCCGACTGCGTCTAAAGGTAGAAGTGTTTCCTTCGGCCACTCTCAGAGGTGCATTAGTAACGTGAAAGCAGAGTACACTTGCGTATGTACATACTCTGATACACTAGGTGGCGGTAAACTCTCTGTCCACTGATCACTGCTGTCTGTCAcactgagtgaatgaatgaatgtacagCAGAAGTTTCCATCTCAGTAGTGACACAAGGTGAAACTGGATCTAACTCCAGTTATGAAATTATGTGTGAAGCCCTCTGCTGGTCTATATCACCCAGTAAATGAAAGAAGGTAAACTCAGGGGCTGCGGTAAAATACTGTTTACCTGTTTAGATGATTGGACAAACACCTTAATTTGAAGCATACTGAGGTGTTCAGACTAGCAAATCAATCTTAGGTTGTCAGAtagaagcagcagcaccacGTACTGTGTCTGCTATCAGTCTTTCTTTGCCTGTAGTAAAGCTGTTCAGTGAGTAATACGCGGAGTAGGCGTGTTTTCAGATGCACAATAGGCTCATAATAGTGACAACAATGTGTGGAAATACAATTTCAGCATGACTCATAAAGTAAAGGCTAATCCGACCtaaactgttttgtttacagcagcTGCGTGTAATATCAGAGGAAAGTCAAATGATTCATTAGGCCTTTAATCATTAATCTTAATCTTTCTGCTTAAAACGTGGGGGAtgtgtgatggatggatggaacaAATCTTCACACCACTGACCGAGCCATTTATCTGCATTGATTTCAGCTGTCAGTCGTGAAATGTTTTAGTTGTAGATttacacaaaaagacagagatttAAATGTATAAACAGAAAAGTCTTTATTACTTGTTGTGAATGTGTCTATTCGTACACTCATAATTTGGACTCATGGCTACAAAACATGAATCTAAttatttctggaaaaaaaaaaccatttgaTTTTCCTCATTAGTAAAATaagtttcaaatgaaaaaatcaCACCTGATCAACATCTCGTTTTCCAGAGGGGTTACTCAAGATCGGGCATGTCTTCGtatccttcctcttcctcctgcctcctctgctcctccagcttcttcttctcctcctctgccttcctcctctcctccatcgccctcttcatctcctcctccacttccttcCTCTGTAAATTCTgcacctctccctctgtcttcttctgccCATGTCCGTCCTTAGTCTGCTTTTTATTCTCCGGCGTGTCGTAGGCCCAGTCGTCGTCCGAGTCGCTGATGTCATCGTCGTCGATGTCCCAGTTGGGCTGGTAAGACTCGTTGGTTTCAGTGAAGGTGTCCTGCACGGGCTCAGGCTCCGGTTTGTAGTTGGGGTCCTCCAGTTTGCCCCAGGCCACCTGGTCGGCCTTACGCATGGAAATCTCCACTTTGGACGGGACCATGTTGACCGAGCTCTGTTTGACATCGATCACCTGACGAGGGTTGGGAGAGAAAATGGTGAGTTATCAAAGATAAAATGTGGATATAAGACGATTTATGCACATTTTATATGATCATGGAAAAATCTGCCGGTGGGATGTGATTCTTGCATTTGTTGCTCGTGTAGTTTCTGTTGTTTGAAACTGCATTTCATCTAATCTAACCTCATCCCACTGgcagacacactgagctgtgtgtttgtgctcaccCCCCACAGGTGGAAGTCTCTTTTGAAAATCTTGTTGTTCTCAAACTGGATTTGACAtgagagctgcagagaagagggaaggaggaaagaggaagagtgaggtcagtttattattttcatgtttaatgcATAAATATGTGCATTGTAGACGGCTGCCTTTTAAAGCAGACTGTACGTTATCTTATCTTATTGTTTCTTGTATGCTAGTTAAATGGTCAGATTTTCACTACTTTCTTGACGAGATCTCGACCTCACCTACAGTACCTTATTAAATAAACATGCTTCTATGCTGCAAATTGAAACTAAGGTAAAATATATAAGGTTTTGCTAATTTTagctaaatgttttattaataaatgtctatacatataaacatttatttaaaaaaaatgttcgttaaaatataaatttatttaaaatatattttaattttatataaatttaaaatatgaaGATGTATACATTTAATCTGTAACTAACAGTAAAGTTGATTTATAACTGAAATATtaagaaatagaaaagaaagaaagtattATATACTAATATAAAGTTTGCCAGTACATGTGTTTGATAGTGTGACGCTACACTCACCACAGTCCTGTTGGCCTCTATGCAGGAAAGGTTAGGGTTTGCGTTCTTGGCGTAAATCGTTACAACCACATTATTTCCAGTCTGGTGCCAATCATGTCGGCACGCCACCTTCTTCTTGtcctgtaaatacacacacaaatataggTCAGTCATAAAGAAATAGACCTGGATATGTCCAAATACTAAATCTGCCTATTTGGTTGTTTACTCATCAAAAAGCACATAAAGGAGAAACAAGCTGTACACACCAATCCTCATTCAAAAAAAGGGTCATTTTCAGTGTTGAGGCTGTTTTGttgccctttttatttctgtatttcaaaGATATTTTGTCAGTTTAGCTTTCGACGTTATTTCTCTCAAACTTTTCTGCTGACTTTGAACCGGTCCCCAATGTCCTACCTGCCATTTATGTTGtcttccctcccccctcccctccaggGTGGTGCATGTACCTGTTTTGGGACCCAGCGGTGTTTCCCTGTGGTGCAGCCCTTCTGGTCCAGGAAAGCGTTGAAGTCTATTGTCTTTATGCAGCAGCAACTCCAGTACTTATACCTagacaaaaaatatatgaatatatatcaCAGATTGTCACAGCTGTGTCTTTCAGTAAATGGACAACATGGGCCTGACTGTCATTTTATGTAGCTATGCAAATTCAACATGCAGCAGTTTTAccaaataaacagagaaaatgaaggagtGTTGTTGAAGTGCTCTCATCTGAATCAAAGAGCAGTGGCAGTTTTCATTTACTTCTAAAGTCTTTTCCtcaaatttgttttgaattacTGATCTTTAATTAATTGTTTGATcttttctttatatattttatctttAGTATTTCTTGCTTTGCTTCCATGGCCTTCAGCTTTGTTTACATTCCCCCTTTGTATGAAATGTCTAATTATGGTTTGAAAAGAGAATTATGCAAATAAAGATTATAATTATGATTTTGTAGACTATGCATGATGCCTTTGTAATATCCGGAGCAAAGAACTGGAAAGATGCAGCAGTAATTTGaactctgtttgtctttgtgtttgtttcttacCCCTCGTGGAAGACGGGTGCACCGGGGTGGTGGGTGCAGACCTCCATGTCTGTCTCTGGGCCTTGATAGacctaaacacacaaacacaatgcgAATGAGCACAGTGTGGAGATCAGCTGATCAGTCCTGTTTAACAGATTAAAGCTTCTCTTCACGCCTCTGATCACAGATTAAAGTAAcctgtcaagtgtgtgtgtgtgtttggctgcagtgTTTCTCAGATAttagagaaaacagagaaacacagcaatGTAAAAATCTTCATTTGTCTTTCTATACATGTTCCTGAAATAAGATGGTCATATGTTTGGTAAATctttaatctgcaaagtaacaaTAAgtaaagtacaatatttcctgACATAGTCCAGTAATGGGTTACATGTTGTTACCAGCATTATCCTCTAGATGGAGCTGTTAATAAGCTTTACAAGATTGAAGCAGAAGAACGAGTGTGTGCTGGGGTCAGAAAACTGGGAGCTCACTATACTTGATGGGGGTCCAACAAAATAGTGAACAAAATGCTTTTGGCATACAGGTGTGATGGTTAAGTTCAGGCACAAGTGAATGTATTATATCCACTGGTGTCCGATAGTCAAAGATTTTGGGTCACAGAAAACTGCGACAGAGGATtcctacaaaaacacacacacatgtaaacacttaaatgaacaaataataaTACTCACTGTTTTGCATCCTGAGTTCTTGCATCTCGTCCCCTGAATGACGGTCTGACTCTCTGTCGGAGGAGAAAGAGCCACAGAAACAGGTGAGATAAGAAAATCACGAATGTGTCACTCACAGGAAAAGAATCTGTctctagataaaaaaaaaagaaatctaccGCTGTAGTTAAcatatgtcagtgtgtttcaagTACTTTCTGAaaccactttttctttttttattctattgATTTCTACCAGAAACAGGCTGAAATATTTGTGCTGCACTGCCAgatatcaaataaaaatgagtttttGGACTTTGCACAGAAATGTCTTGGTGATTTTTGCaaatcagttttacaaaaatatgagCTGCTGTTGAATTATGTATCTAACttacaaaaaatacataaagCTCACAAACTGTAAGCAGGAGTGCACAAAACATGCTACACACAAACTAATGAACAAAcattctggtttttttttttctgtatttactgataaaatttaattttattaaaatgtgaaaaaatctACTGGTGCTGTTTGAATATTTCAAGAAGAGCAAAGAAGTTTGGTTTTGAATgcacaaagtcacacacacacgcacacgcacacacacacacacacacacacacacacgcacacacacacacacacacagacactgacctTTCTGCTCTTTCTCAGCTTTCATACTGATTTCCAGTTTCTCCAGCACCTGAGTCAGTGACGCAGACACTTTATGGGACAGCTTGGTCTTGGGCTCCTCTGAACTGCGGACgcgaacacacacattcatgttagCACAGAAATGGCTGCTGGGAAATGAGCACGCACTGAAGCATCAGCACAGGCCTGCACAACGATTCATGATGTTATCCACTAAATTATTTATTCCACGGATGTTGCATGCGACCTCGTCCTGACCTCTGTGAATAAATGCACATACGGAGGTAGCTGCATGCACGGGAGTTACAAGGTGATgtgtgcaaagacacacaattCCAGTTATTttatgcaaatttaaaaaaaagagggacCTTGTTAAAAATGAGATATGAATGtaaattacaaacacacacctgggtCTCTCTCGCTGCAGTTTCTCTGCAGATTTGGGTCCCTGGTAGATTATCTCTTGGCCGTTGGTGTGTTTAATCTCCCCCTTATCTGATGTCACCTCCGGCCGCAGAGGCTCCTGGGGCTTCTCGTTGCTGTGGCGCCCGCGGGTGCAGCCCTGTTCAAAACAAGAGAGGCCACTTCAGTCTGGTTAAAGGTGGAAAATCCTCGGTTTGTGTAAAAACACATTCCAATATTTATGTGAAGCTAATAGGAgacttcaacagtctgagttaGACAAGTCGTGTATCTCTTTCAAGGTTACAATCAATTTAGTACAAAATTGAACAGTGCGTACATAAGATATGAAATaatcacatgcaaaaaaaaacagacaaaacatataataaaataatcaaattgtgaaaaatccaaaacataTTAAAGCTCAAAggtctttttttaatgtgttcaaTTTTTTGCAAAGCTCAGTTTTACCTCCAATATTTTCACCTCTgcttttgaaatatttcacagagATTGAATTTATACAGTAACCTTACTCTGCTTCCGTCCTACACTATAACCAACCACAAATATTTGCTGAAAGGTGAACGTTAACAGAGTGTTTGACCCTGAGCTTTTACCTTGATGGAGAGAAACTCTGAGAAGTCCGTTGTCCTTTTCTTACAGCAGGACCAACCCTGAAGAAAGACACACGAATAAACTTTTTATTAATGCAGAGAAATTaaagtgttgttgtttatttcctCACTTGTTCATTAGTTTTTACCTTCAGAGCATCATGGAAGATGGGGACTCCTGGATGGAAGAGGCAGGAATCTattggaggaaaaagaaagacagtgtcAGTCTGTATATAGACTCACAGTCAGCAGGGTCCACCAGCTGCTCGCAGGGGTCACTGGAGCTGAGCGGTAGCATGAGTGTCCCATAAAAGGAAGCTGGTTGCCAGGAAGATAGTCGTCCCTGTCAGTCAGCCTCACAGGGACACATGGCTCACCACGCATGCTGGGCTGgctcacactttctctctcagagaaacacacagcaaaaagaCCAACTTCTTTGATATTACGCAAACCTACACTTGGTTTAACTGGATTTTCTCCGTGAATCCAGACCATAAATCAAAccaggttttctgtgttttcttaaagTTGGTTTAAAAGCCCAAATTGATCTCTAATCATTTGCAGTGTATGTGTCTTGTCTTTTTGTCATGAATTTGTCAAGTTTGACtcagtttttacatttgatttgcaaattaaagggaaaaacacaaataaaattcGGTCATACTATCatactttcaaaatgaaaaggggATTTTAATccagtgaaatgaatgaaatactgCTTTAGTGGTTATTGGCTTTGGGAAAGTTGCCCAGGATTAATTTATGTTTGTGAAACAAGCTTTTAATTGTAAAGTCTTTTTCTCAGGAACTAAGGAAACATAGTCCTAATTTCAGCTCTCAGGAGACATAATTTTGAAATATTGCAGCTTTTCAATGTGCTCtgtttaaacatgaaaaattatccaaggaaaattaaaaccaaTCTGTAAACcacaagaaacacagaaaccGCCTTAGATGCTGAAGTTCAGGCTTTTGTCCCACAGTCTTTATCCAGATTGATCTGTCCACTGAGGCTTCATGTCCAAAAGCAGTCTGGCCAGagtataatttaaaaacaaattttaaagtacagacacagaaataagCAGCAGGATCTTACCGTCCTTGTTCTTGTCAGCGTCATACTTCTGTCCACAGCCTTTGTTGTAGCACAGCAGAGCCATGTTGGCCGGTTGGTTAGTCTGACTCCTTCTTCTTCGCTCTACAATCGCCGT
The sequence above is drawn from the Toxotes jaculatrix isolate fToxJac2 chromosome 23, fToxJac2.pri, whole genome shotgun sequence genome and encodes:
- the zgc:92429 gene encoding cysteine and histidine-rich domain-containing protein 1, encoding MALLCYNKGCGQKYDADKNKDDSCLFHPGVPIFHDALKGWSCCKKRTTDFSEFLSIKGCTRGRHSNEKPQEPLRPEVTSDKGEIKHTNGQEIIYQGPKSAEKLQRERPSSEEPKTKLSHKVSASLTQVLEKLEISMKAEKEQKESQTVIQGTRCKNSGCKTVYQGPETDMEVCTHHPGAPVFHEGYKYWSCCCIKTIDFNAFLDQKGCTTGKHRWVPKQDKKKVACRHDWHQTGNNVVVTIYAKNANPNLSCIEANRTVLSCQIQFENNKIFKRDFHLWGVIDVKQSSVNMVPSKVEISMRKADQVAWGKLEDPNYKPEPEPVQDTFTETNESYQPNWDIDDDDISDSDDDWAYDTPENKKQTKDGHGQKKTEGEVQNLQRKEVEEEMKRAMEERRKAEEEKKKLEEQRRQEEEEGYEDMPDLE